From Heptranchias perlo isolate sHepPer1 chromosome 8, sHepPer1.hap1, whole genome shotgun sequence, a single genomic window includes:
- the coa6 gene encoding cytochrome c oxidase assembly factor 6 homolog, translating into MTAPTAEERKTCWGARDRYWQCLDEGDKDSSECQKFRTEFEGSCPQQWIKYFDKRRDYLKYKAKMQSGGFQPQENTTKL; encoded by the exons ATGACTGCTCCAACAGCAGAGGAGAGGAAGACCTGTTGGGGAGCGAGGGACAGGTACTGGCAGTGTCTGGATGAAGGGGACAAGGATTCTTCAGAGTgtcagaaattcagaacagaattTGAAGGCAGCTGCCCACAGCAGTGG ATAAAGTATTTTGACAAAAGAAGAGACTATTTGAAATACAAGGCGAAAATGCaaagtgggggatttcaaccgcAGGAGAACACCACCAAATTATAA